The Thermodesulfobacteriota bacterium region CGACGGCCGCGCTCGCCACCAGGCGAGGAAAGCCGGCCAGGAGCCGCAGAAGCTCCAGCTCCTCCGGCTCGGCCAGGAGGCCAATCGGCACCTCGGCCAGGGGCAAGGGCGGGATGCCCCGCTCCCGGGCCTGGCGGTCGATGGAGGCCAGGCGGGCGTGGGCGTACTGGACATAGTAGACCGGGTTCTCCTGGC contains the following coding sequences:
- a CDS encoding DALR anticodon-binding domain-containing protein; its protein translation is QENPVYYVQYAHARLASIDRQARERGIPPLPLAEVPIGLLAEPEELELLRLLAGFPRLVASAAVELEPHRLVFFLLDLVGRFHSYYNKHRVISEDAALTQARLALAAALRTVIGNGLRLIGVTAPTSM